In Oryza sativa Japonica Group chromosome 8, ASM3414082v1, the sequence TAAAACTTAGTGTATGTgatcttagcgatttaaaaatTAATGCTGGAAAATGAACTACgataaaagaaacaaacaaatctaaaattaagttttaaactTCAAATATTGGTTgtggctcataagatgaagagCAAATGATAAAGCTGTTGGTCATCTCATATAACGAATGAAGTCAGGCAGCATATGATAGAAAGAATTTAGAGAAATGACATGATGAAAAGTCCCTTAGCAATATTTGCAATAAGAATTTGGTACTAATTTATTGAAATATTTCGTATCCCCAAATGTACAACTCAACACTAGCTCCCAAAGACTGTAGAAAACTCTCATACAAATACATGATCAGCGATTCCTCATGTataaaatgttgtttttttttacccatTTAGATCTGTAACAGCTTACAGATGGTGATATCTGACAATCTCCATTCTGCAGCTTATACAGCAGCAATATATACACTGTAGTATAGACATATGGACGGGCTATACAAGAGGGTAACAAGGCCATAAAAACATACAGAGAATTAGCACATCTACAAGACTGCAACAGAGACAATAGTCTGAATAATGGAGTAAACTTATAAATGGAGGCTTCTGGGCACTCCAACACAGCCTTCCTCTTGTATCCATATTTATTGAGTTTTCTTGTCGATAAATTTACTGTAAGCTCAAAGTTTCGAAGCCAAAATTATCATTGCCTACTACCATCCTTTGCACTGTCATGAGACTAACAGTCAAAAAAAAGTCGGTCTTGAGGCGACAGCAACTACAGTATGTATGTAAAGTGGGTTTTGATCAGTTTCTACATTCTAGTCGCCGGTTATCCTCCAGGGATGACCCCCATCAGAGCTGCTGCAAGCTTGGTTGGGTAGAAAGCTGTCTCCAAAGTCGCCGACTAATCTCATCTGCATTTCTTCCTGTGGAGAAAGAATCCTGATACATCGtacacatttcacaaagtcCCTGCACATGCAAAGCCATCGGTTCTTAGTTATCACCGTGATACAATTAGAAATAGCTATACTTTGATAGGTGAATAAGTATGATCAGTTGAAAAAAATGGAGCCTCGTTATATTTCCCAATCAGGTAAGTGGTGAGATCACTGCAGAAAATATGCTTGATTGGTTTTACGTAACACAGAGTTGCTTTTAGAGTCTCTCTACATGTTTTAACAGGTAAAGTAAATATTCAGCTGGAGTTAGAAAACATTCTATGGCATGTGAAACTAACAAGCAGGGATGTACAGATCTTTGCGTGTTAGTGAAACTAAGCTCACAAACAATAAATCCAGAATCTATATGAAGTTGCTCCAAGATCATGTTCACTCAAATCAGCTAACCCCATCCATGGGTTTATcttcggtaaaaaaaaagatccacgCCTCCAGAAAGATATTATTGTTAGTTTTGTATGTGCAGATGAAAAATAAGTTTATGGGATTTGACTTACTCCCATGGATCATCACCAACTAGTAGAACATCCTTCTCGTGATCTTCATATACTAGCTTCCAGCCAACTCTATTTTGATCACCAAGCTGCCCCTCAATACCAAACATCCGAGCAACGTCATGTTTCAGCTCATCATATCCAGAATATCGATTGATGTCAATTGATCTTCCCACCGCACCACGCTTGTGTACCTGTAGATAATTATTTTGGTCAGCACAGGTGTCCActgcaataatcatcaacatGTGCAATTATTTCATGAATCTTAGTTAAGAGTCATCCTAAGATTGTAACTTAACTcgaaatttttttctaaaaaagatgGTGTAAAGTAACAAGTTGAGGCTAAGCTAGATAACAAACCTTGGTGTAGGTTCTCATCCGTTGATGTGCAGGACCTGCTGCAGACCGGGAATTTCTATTTAAGAATGGGGTATCATTGATTGCAGAATCTATAGAATTGAATGCCATATCAGCAACTCCAAATGAATGTGAAATCATTGAAGATGATAACTCTTGTTGAGAATCCTTTGATGAAATGAAGTTAGAAATGCCATTTCCTGGCAACTGATCCATGTATTTATCGGTTCCAATGTCATTCGCAAGCAGGTCTGCATTAAGTGGTAAACCCAGTTGACCATCAATATTCACCCCAAATAGAAGGTTATTTCTTGGATCTGTAACCTCAAACTCGCTATCTGGAACTGTGTCTTTTAGCAAGTGATGCTGGTGGAAGGATGAAGGTGGAAAGTTTTGTTGCAATGATCCATCAGCCTGGGAAAGGCAAACCGAAGTAGCTGAAGAGGATGTGTCCAAGTAATCCATTTGAGGATTGTTATTTATGCAGTCTTGTCCAGTAGCTGGCCTTTGTTCTGTCGTCTTGGGAATCATAACTGTTTGCTTTACATTTTGATATGGCTTTGTGTCCTGTTCGATCGTAGGACCCAACACAACAGATGATTGAGATGTCTTTCCTGCTGTAGTTAAACTTTGGTTCTTGGAGCTACTTGGGATGGATTGCAGAAGAACAGGATTGCTGTTAGTGGATGGTGATGTTGAAGTAGACGGAACATCATCTGTCTTCAATAATTGGCGTCCACCAGCTACATGCAAAGAACTAGCACCCATGGAAGTAGCGATGTCTGATTTTGAATTAGGAATGACATTCCCAGTTAAGTCTTGAACTTGGTGAGACTGAACCTTTTGCTGTGTCGGGTATTGAATAGTGTTACTGTTATGTAAACTAATAGCTTGGTTTGTTACCTGTACACACTGCTGAGGAGCTGACTGTGAATTTATCACTTGCTGCTGCAAATCCAAAAGCATCTTCTGCTGCTCTGAGATCAGAGGCTGCTGTGGCTGTAAAGCCTTGAGTAGTTGTAGTTTCATTTGATGATCTGCCACCTGCGTATTCATACTTGCATCCATGGAAACATGAACAGGTTGTATCTTTATTTGCTGATGTTCCTGTACTGACTGCTGAACCTGCTGGACAGGTTGCAACTGTTGtgtttgctgctgctgatgatgtAACTGTTGCGGTATCTGCTGGTGCTGCACATGTGGCTGTTGCTGCTGGAGAAGCTGGATTTGTTGAAGACCTCCTTGTAAGACAGTGTGACTTTGGACCGAAGGTTGCGTTTGCTGGAGTTGGGCCTGGACAACAACTTGAGGTTGCTGCAGTTGCGCCTGGAGAATGACTTGCGGTTGCTGAAGCTGAGCCTGAACAACAAGCTGAGGCTGTGGAATGTTTATGTTTGGCTGGCTGCCTTGCACTGGTTGAGTAACCACATGCTGCCTTTGTTCAGAGTTGCAATCCTGAACCACCTTCTGCGGTATTATAACACTTCCCAATTGGTTTGGTGTAGGGATAACTTTCGCTAATTGTTCTGTCTGTTGGTTTTGTTGAGGTACCAACGCAGTGTTGAACTGGATGTTGTTTTGTTGCAAGAACTGCGGGTGAAAACTGATTTGCCTTGATAAATCAGCTGCAGCCAAATTTTGTACAGGTTTTCCACTTAATGAGTTTAGTAACTCTGGTTGCACAACCGTGCCAGGAAGCGAGGAGCTGTGCTGCATGTTCATCCACTGAGCTAGATTTAGACCAGGCACTACACTGTTCTGAATATTCAGATCTTTCTTGCAAATCTCCTCACCAACCCATGGCATGGCCCTCTTGAGAAGACCGTCCATTTCAGTCTCGTCATCTACAGATGTGATTAAATTATTATAAGATAATGAAATCATAATTTTCTGTTAGAACTGATATTCAGTCGAAAACTTTGGTTACACAATAATCATAGTCTGATATGAGTACTAATCATCCATAGAGTGACCTTTTATCAGATCAGTAACTGTTTACCTGTCATCCCAGGTAGCCTTGGACGTTTTGCGGTGAATAATGGTGAGGGGTAGATGAAGAATGGAGCAATGATAGGCTCTATCTCCCAGAGGGAAACCCTGGTGCGTCTCTCAGTTGGTGCCGCTTCATCCCATGCAACCTGCATATAGTTCTACTTATTCCAGCAAAAACAAAGGAGATATAGCTTTGTAAGGAATCAGACCAAACCTGAATATTGCGCCAATGAGATGTTTTCCACCTTACTGGATCCAGATCACTTATACCAGTTATTGTACCCATGTACCTGCAAGGAAGATGTCACAAATACGATTCAGAAAAGAATCTTATAAAACATCACACATTCACAAGTGCATGAACATGAACACAGTCAACACAGAGAGCTGAATGTGACTCAATGCAGAAAAATGATGCTCCCAAAATATCCTAAGTGTGCACAACACACACCAAGGATCTTTTTAGGTCCAGTCTGTAGCAGGGTCCCTGTGGGAGTCAAGGTAGCTCGATATCCACCCCTTAGAGGGGGGTTTAggataaaaaattttcaactaaAAGGAATTTGAAGTAATGAGAACAAGTATATGTTACACAAATAAGATAAAGTTCAGAAACTATACCTTCTTGTTCCTGACTCTTCAGTTTCAAACATCATTCTGAACCGCATGCCAAGAGATAATTGGTTACCATACACTGCCTTCTGGTATTTGGCAAAAGGAATCACAAATTCGGAAGTACTGGCCctgaataaacaaaaaaaagttcaaacaaaACTAATAACATATCATCTCTTCATACGTTAAACCTAGCCAAAGATGTTTACCTTGGGTTATAATATATTGTAAATTGGCTGTTATTCGCTGCAGCATGGGCTGCTGCAGCAAGAATTCCAATATGCATACTATCACTAGATAAGACAGATGATGAGAGGTTCGTAGGTTGCCTATTTGCTCGTCTGATCCCCAAGAGGAGCTGCTGTTTTGCATCCCTATGGTCGGAATGAAGAAAGTTTAGTACTCCCTCAAGATTGATTTGTTACAGCAACATTTTCAAGCGATAGCGAGGCAGAAAAAACAGTTTATTGGCATAATCAGTGTACCTAATAAACAAGACTGAATCACCAGCAAGTAATCTCTTTCCACTGACAAATAGGCTCCAGCCCGTAGTCAGTAAATGCCTTTTAGGCTGACCTGGTGAAGAGAAAGAGAACTCATAAACTTTGAGACATTAAAGCATGAAGTAACACCAGAGTTTCCTGAACCTTTTAGTAACCAAAGGCCAAAGCTGACATACGGCAGTTGAATACGGGTTTCGTTTACAAGAGTAAGGCCTTTACTAAGTTGCATTAGCTTTTATCATGCATCAAAGGGAACAACGGAATATTAGTATTTTTCTACTGTACCCCGGTATATATGACGAAATGTCCAAACATTATCATGCAAATCCCGGGCCTGCAGTTCCTGGGCAGGAGGCTGCATGGAGAAGTCCTAAACATAATACAGTGCGCATAAGTTAGTAGAAGAAACCAAGAAAGAATCAACACTTTGTTTTCCATAAGGTTAAAGTATGCTCACAAGACGAGGAAAAATCCTCTCAGCGGCACGGCGTGGCACAGAGAAACCTCCATGAGTGCTTGTATCACTGGCGGTCAGTGTTTTGCAAAAGAATTCTGTTTGTGGCCTGGTTTGCTTCAGCGCAAGCTCTGATGCTAGCAATGTCTCCTTGTCACACTGGGTCACCTAATAATCCCAATTCCAAAATCATGTCGGTACTGCTACATCACATAATCCAGAAGATCTAACTGAATTTGGGAAATTGCAACCTACATTGCTAACTGGCTGGAGAGTCATTCGAGCATAAACCTCATCTGTGTCAGGATCAGCCTGTCATGTTTTGTCAAGAAATGTGTCAGTACAGAAGTTCAAATTATTGGCATAATAGAGCACTAATAAAGCGTGGAGCTCTTTTTCTGTTTACTGATGCTCAAAGTGGCAGAGATTACAAGCATGGTGACACTGTGGAGGATGCATATCAGCTTTGATGGAAGATTTGGATAGCTTGGAATTTGCGCATCTGCGTCCTTTCGCATAGATGCTGCAACCTGAAATCGGGTATCCAGGAATGAGAATTGTTCTCCATGAAACCCCAAAACCACTTGCACAAAACTTGCACATTTACAAACGGTGTGCTAGTAACTCTCAAAGCTTTTGTTAACTCTCATCATAGAACTTGTGTACAGAAACACACATGTTTTCTATATCAAACTCCATGGTAAAACAGAAGCAACCAAGTAACATGAGCACTTTTCGTTTGGGTTGATTCAAATTACAGTGCCGTATAACTGAATTTGCTAAGAACTGAAAGAAGATTAACAAAAGTTGTATGTTCGTAGTTGAAAGTTGCAAAAAGATTAAAGTTATCTGCAGATAAGATTAAACAACATGTAAAGGAGCATCAGAAAAGGAAGACAGATTGGGAGGATGCCCAACTCCATGCTCCTCCAGCATTGCATCAAATGGCACCAAACCTCCATGACGCGACGACTTAATCTCACAAAGAACAAAAGCAAAGGGAAGTAAACAACACGAGCAATTAGACAGTGAATTAATTCCTCTCTGAAACCTCTTCCTTTATGACCAAAAAAATCGATTCCCAAATCTTCCTCTTATGAGAACAAGAACACCGAGAAAACCGGAATCTTTTTTTCCCTATTTCTCGAGAACAAAGGGAAAGAAACCATTTGGATATATGGCCAAGATCAAACGCTCAAGAACCAATTGACACCGGACACGGAACCAATCAACCAAACCACACAACcgcaaagagagagagaaaaaaattctCCGCCGCACGCGGACATGACGCGACAACTAAGAGAAGAAAGATGAAAACGAAAAATTCACGAAAACCACAATGAAAAAACAACAAGAACCAAAGAAAGGGAGAAATCTCCCTTCATCCGAAAtgggggaaaaaagaagaacaaagcaaagcaatcagcagcagcagctttgATCAAAGACGACTTCAACAACTTcacaagtcgtcgtcgtcggaagcagagagctcggcggcggcggcggcggcggccgtacCTGCTCGCTGTGACCCTGGGGGAAGTAGACGATGAGGCTCCCCTGCGGCGGCAGCGAGACGAGCGGCCCCGCGCACGCGTACCACAGCTCCTGGTTCACCTTGGTCGCCCCCctgccctccccctcctccccaccaccaccccctccgccggagctcgccatcgccgccgccgtgtctcCCGAGCTCAGTCACCGCCGCCTCAGCCTACCGCCCGCCGGAATCCATCGCCGGATggatcgccgccggcgaggaggaggcgaatTTGAGGAGAGAACAGAAGAGACTCGGTAGCagcgaagagaaaaaaaaaagtagtagtaATATAATAGTGCAGCCGAGCTAAGCTTACTGGCCACTGTACTGTTTAAGCATCAGAGTTAATTTAATCGCAggctataattaattaattactctcgcTAATTAATCAACCAGAACACATCTGGGGAATGGGGATTTGCAGCTGCAGGCTGCATCACGTGTGGAGAGGGATTCTATACGCGAAATTCACACGCGCGAGCGTGCGGGTGCGTTCGTTGCGTGTGTGACTCCTATGAATTCTGACGAAAGTCTGAATACACTGCTCCCTCCATCACAATGAttccgttcttttctccaacaaaagttagacgaagattaatatttttatggcacgattttcaaactgctaaacggtgcaatTCGTGCGaaaatttttatatgaaagttgctctaaaatatcatactaatctatttttcaaatttgtaataattaaaactcaatcaatcatacgttaataccacctcattttacgtaaaaaaaacttaatcttcatcttcatatttatcttcagaagaaaaaaaagccaCCTATACAAAACTAACTTCTGACTATACGTCCAGATTCGTACtcagaatttgattttttatgggacaaagaGAGCATCTCTGAATAAACATATGGGAGCAGCCATTCGTTTTGCCTTTTCTTCGTAAAGATTACTAATTAATGATgggattttaatttattttgtataCTATCCACCTTTTGACAACTTTGTTTCTTTTCTACTACCTCTTTTGATGTTTGATTTTGAGAAGAGAGGGAAAGGTAATTTGCAGTGTATAGCATTTGGGGCAATtttatctttctctttctctatttCTTTTTGCCTACTTTAGTTGTGCTTCTTTTTGAACTCGGCTTTTCAGAAGTTTTGGATGCTTTTCAGAAGTTGCCAAGGGAGACTTCAGAATATTATTTGGAGTTTAACTAGGTGCATGCATGTTGGCATGTACTGTTGGTAATATAGTGccaattccttttctttttaccaTAAAAAATGGATGATAATATGCTATAATATGATAATGTGGATAATATGGATGATAATGGTGTATTACTTACaatttggagtttttttttatggaactcTTCAAGTGACCCAACcatagtttcttcttttttttcttttttttaaaccaCATGTGTTAGGCAAAGCTAAAGGATGAAGAGAACGCTTAACTACTGCTACTAATAGGACTCCACCTTACGTGATACTAGTTTCATAGTGTTAGGCCCAGTTGATAGTTGATTGAATTAGATGTGTATATATAGATATTATTCCTTTgggataagaaaaaaaaatcagcaataTACTCTTTTCATGCGAGTGGGGTTTATAAAAGATCAAAATAAATCGGGACACTAGAGTTAATATTATTTTGAGGAAACTTAAAACTCCATTGCTAAATTGCTTTTGGCTCTGATTGTTAGAGTTATGGCTAATAAGCTGTGAAAAAAATGAGCAAAGTAACCttatgagtaaaatttttatatgtgtAGTTATCATTGTCTATTCCAAGGAGTCTCTACTTGGCCAGCTTCCTTAGTTCGTAAGACAAGCCATCAAAACCGTGCGACTTGTGGGCCAACCCCTGTTTAGCTTAGACCAAGTCTATGGTCTCATGGGGAGGTCCATGTGTCCATCCTCTGTCTAGAAATATCCTTATGAAGGTTGAACATTCGATTATGGTTGGTTCAGTTGATGTGGGTCGAGATCGTGCCCCTAGAGCTGTTTAGAGACAAACACACTTTCACTATGCTAGCGCGTAAGATATGATAGCTGGCTGCATGGTGGCCAGGTCATGGCGTTTTTCTATGCTAGAGTCCATGACTCTGCATTGTCCGGGACTGCCAGGTATATCTTGCCCATTGAGGTCGAGTAGAGTAGGCATGTCATCCCTTCTCGGAGTCCACCATGTAATCGTACATGGGAAGGAGGATGAAGACCCTAGACTCTAGGTGTTGTATCACGAGCACCCCTTGGCGTCTCATGACAGGCCAAATAGTGTTCATGAGTGCCGAAGATGGGTGGGTGTGTGTCCAAATGGGCACTACATCGCCTTTGGGAGGAATGCATAGGCCACATAGTCCATCCATCATATTAACtacatattctctcaagttgcCTCTTAGCATTAATGATGAGGGATAATGTGTATTGAAGACTCAATATCTCTTGGGAGTAGCTTTTTAGGCTCACATGAGAGAATAAGGAGACTACAAGTTAGTCCAGTGTGGATTCCTAGGGGAGATTGACTGCTACATTAAATATAGCGAGGAGTTCAAGGAATTAGTTCGGACTTATGATTATGTACAGTCTTTTTTGTTTGTCTTTCATcaaggagaaaaagagagagcagGGTAGTTGTAGGGTATAAAAACCCATCCTAAACCCTGTAGAAAAGGTTAGACGTTAGGAATTGGTAAGAACACCAGTCTTCCTAAGCTAGTTGGAGAGCATCCAGAGCTTGTACGAGTTGCTTTGATAGTGACGAATAACATGAGTAGATTTGCTATCTTCGGAAGACCTGAACATGTGTACGTGCTTGTGTTCTTTCTTATTCCCCGAGCACATCTGGACACGCCGTCAGCATCTAGAACCGTACCCCTGGTTGATCCCGATTTATGATTTTTCACGTTTGTCGGTGTTAATACTGGTTTAAAATTAACCAAGACTAAAAAATGGACCGATAAAACAAACACCAAAATTAACCTTaggattaaaattttaaaattcaaaatttgattgTATGTAAATTGCAAGCTAAGGTACAAGGGAAATCCAACTGAACTACTATATTGTTCAAACTGAGTTTATTATAAACTACTCtatccatcttaaaatataagtattcaTAGTATTCAACAAAATTAATTTTAGGGTATTGCCTTCTTCACCGACTATACCTGAACTGGCCCTCATTTAACTTTTTACCCAATTAATTTTACCTTAAACCCCAATCCCACTCGAATTGAATGACAAAGGGAGTAACTAATACTACATAATCGAAGGTCTCCCATAAAACGAGCCACAGAGATATTATATCAAAATCATTACCATGACTAAGCATATACTGAACATgattgcatatatatactccatatatgGAATTAATTGAACATTAGTGTTATTCATGCGCGATTAGATAGAACTTAGGGCCATGCTAATtggctgctagctagctaaatAGAGCTAGAGTTAGCTACTAATTACCTACTAGCTGTTTGCAGCAAGCTGATAGTGCAACCTTAGCTACTAGAGCTAGTGGCCTTGCATGTGTTGATCATCATCTTTACTCTGGAATATGCATATCCAGCTAACAATAATGCATATGCATTGCGTACATTTGATGCATGGCTAACACAACGATCGATCGACGCCGCTCCTACTCGATCGTTTCACCAATGAATAATTCATGATCAGTTTGGCTCTTTCTTCCAAGCCTTTTAATACTATAGCATGTAGTATGAGTAAGAGCTACTTTCTGCAAACCCAAGCTCATGGACCATGCGTGTACTTTATGTTGCAGTGTTGCAGCTAATTACTATGTCTGTTTCTctattgattttttaaataaagttTAAACATTTGTCTTAtctaaaatttttgtgtaaatatacaAACATTTAAGTCATACTTaaatacttaaagaacatttaacgATAAACacaataaatgataattacataatttttttaataagatgaattgtTAAATGTATCTAagaagtcaacagcgtcatacattaaaaaagATAGAGTAGTTGATATAGACTAGTACTTCAAAATTGAAGTATAGCAACTACAAAAATCCAAGCTGCATTGCATTCCGCGCATTCATCCgccg encodes:
- the LOC4346065 gene encoding auxin response factor 21: MASSGGGGGGGEEGEGRGATKVNQELWYACAGPLVSLPPQGSLIVYFPQGHSEQVAASMRKDADAQIPSYPNLPSKLICILHSVTMLADPDTDEVYARMTLQPVSNVTQCDKETLLASELALKQTRPQTEFFCKTLTASDTSTHGGFSVPRRAAERIFPRLDFSMQPPAQELQARDLHDNVWTFRHIYRGQPKRHLLTTGWSLFVSGKRLLAGDSVLFIRDAKQQLLLGIRRANRQPTNLSSSVLSSDSMHIGILAAAAHAAANNSQFTIYYNPRASTSEFVIPFAKYQKAVYGNQLSLGMRFRMMFETEESGTRRYMGTITGISDLDPVRWKTSHWRNIQVAWDEAAPTERRTRVSLWEIEPIIAPFFIYPSPLFTAKRPRLPGMTDDETEMDGLLKRAMPWVGEEICKKDLNIQNSVVPGLNLAQWMNMQHSSSLPGTVVQPELLNSLSGKPVQNLAAADLSRQISFHPQFLQQNNIQFNTALVPQQNQQTEQLAKVIPTPNQLGSVIIPQKVVQDCNSEQRQHVVTQPVQGSQPNINIPQPQLVVQAQLQQPQVILQAQLQQPQVVVQAQLQQTQPSVQSHTVLQGGLQQIQLLQQQQPHVQHQQIPQQLHHQQQQTQQLQPVQQVQQSVQEHQQIKIQPVHVSMDASMNTQVADHQMKLQLLKALQPQQPLISEQQKMLLDLQQQVINSQSAPQQCVQVTNQAISLHNSNTIQYPTQQKVQSHQVQDLTGNVIPNSKSDIATSMGASSLHVAGGRQLLKTDDVPSTSTSPSTNSNPVLLQSIPSSSKNQSLTTAGKTSQSSVVLGPTIEQDTKPYQNVKQTVMIPKTTEQRPATGQDCINNNPQMDYLDTSSSATSVCLSQADGSLQQNFPPSSFHQHHLLKDTVPDSEFEVTDPRNNLLFGVNIDGQLGLPLNADLLANDIGTDKYMDQLPGNGISNFISSKDSQQELSSSMISHSFGVADMAFNSIDSAINDTPFLNRNSRSAAGPAHQRMRTYTKVHKRGAVGRSIDINRYSGYDELKHDVARMFGIEGQLGDQNRVGWKLVYEDHEKDVLLVGDDPWEDFVKCVRCIRILSPQEEMQMRLVGDFGDSFLPNQACSSSDGGHPWRITGD